One window of Macadamia integrifolia cultivar HAES 741 unplaced genomic scaffold, SCU_Mint_v3 scaffold1860, whole genome shotgun sequence genomic DNA carries:
- the LOC122065018 gene encoding uncharacterized protein LOC122065018, whose product MGFPVVPNLHFFVLRITSADKPGVGETQNNKDGNNDWEPSSVCLANMVQNFIEETNGKQPAAAAKCSRNSCNCFNGNCTDSSDVELDFFNGFGESVAAASYGDACEILKSLIPCASIAERNLLADIAKIIENNKTCKRKDDSRKLVIDRLIPASRCGHRPSPMLLPL is encoded by the exons ATGGGGTTTCCAGTTGTTCCTAATCTACATTTCTTCGTTTTGAGGATCACATCGGCCGACAAGCCCGGTGTTGGTGAAACTCAGAACAACAAAGATGGCAACAACGATTGGGAGCCGAGTTCTGTATGCTTGGCAAATatggttcaaaatttcattGAGGAGACCAATGGGAAGCAGCCAGCGGCAGCTGCAAAATGCAGTCGGAACTCCTGCAATTGCTTCAACGGAAACTGTACCGACAGCTCCGACGTTGAACTCGATTTCTTTAATGGCTTCGGTGAGTCGGTAGCCGCAGCCTCTTATGGTGATGCTTGCGAAATTCTCAAG AGCTTGATCCCTTGTGCTAGCATTGCCGAGAGGAATCTTTTAGCTGATATCGCAAAAATTATTGAGAACAATAAGACCTGCAAGCGAAAGGATGACTCTAGAAAATTAGTTATCGACAGACTCATTCCTGCTAGTCGCTGCGGTCACCGTCCATCGCCAATG